CAGGGATCTCCCTAACCTGTTCTCCAGGACCACAGGGATCTCCCTAACCTGTTCTCCAGGTCCACAGGGATCTCCCTAACCTGTTCTCCAGGACCACAGGGATCTCCCTAACCTGTTCTCCAGGACCACAGGGATCTCCCTAACCTGTTCTCCAGGACCACAGGGATCTCCCTAACCTGTTCTCCAGGACCACAGGGATCTCCCTAGCCTGTTCTCCAGGCCCACAGGGATCTCCCTAACCTGTTCTCCAGGTCCACAGGAAATATTTTTCTATATATTTGTTGTGTGTACCTGGCGCGCGATGCTACATGATCACTTTAATAAACAATGTTCGGTTCGGTTCCCCTCCTCTGAAGTTGAGCATCGCTTCCCACAGATAACATATACATGTGAAGATATTTAATCTGCATATATATTAGGCATCCAGACCCAACTCAGTTTATCTTAGTAAATACAGATTTTCAATTAATTTGTTTTTATCATATGCTTATTTGTTTAACTTGTGTCTTAAGCAAGAGGAGGTTGCTGAGATAACCTCTACTGTTATGTTCCTCAGTATCACCTGGCTTAATGCATCAGCCCCCAGGTGGTGGTTCaggaaggtgatggtggtggtggtggtggtggtggtggtggagtgtgtgtggtggtggtggtgtgtgtgtgaggctggtggtggtggagtgtgtgtggtggtggtggtgtgtgtgtgtgaggctggtggcggtggagtgtgtgtggtggtggtggtggtggagtgtgtgtggtggtggtggtcttggagtgtgtgtggtggtggtggtcttggagtgtgtgtggtggtggtggtggtggtgtgtgtgtgtgaggctggtggcggtggagtgtgtgtggtggtggtggtggtggagtgtgtgtggtggtggtggtcttggagtgtgtgtggtggtggtggtcttggagtgtgtgtggtggtggtggtcttggagtgtgtgtggtggtggtggtggtgatggcgtgtgtgtggtggtggtggtgatggagtgtgtactcacctagttgtgcttgcgggggttgagctttggctctttggtcccgcctctcaactgtcaatcaactggtgtacagattcctgagcctactgggctctatcatatctacatttgaaactgtgtatggagtcagcctccatcacgtcactgcctaatgcattccatctgttaactactctgacactgaaaaagttatttctaacgtccctgtggcccatttgggtactcagtttccacctgtgttcccttgttcgcgtaccacccgtgttaaacagtttatctttatttaccctgtcaattcctctgagaattttgtaggtagtgatcatgtcttcccttactcttctgtcttccagtgtcgtgaggtgcatttcccgcagcctttcctcgtaactcatgcctcttagttctgagactagcctagtggcatatctctgaactttttcaagctgggccttgtgcttgacaaggtacgagctccatgctagggcctcatactccaggattggtcttacgtatgtggtatacaaggttctgaatgattccttacacaggttcctgaaggcagttctgatgttagccagccttgcatatgctgcagatgttattcttttgatgtgggcttcaggagacaggtttgatgtgatatcaactcccagatttttctctctgtccgtttcatgaaggacttcatcccccattcggtatcctgtgtctggcctcctgtttccactgccttgtttcattatcttacatttactcgggtcgaaccttagtagccatttgttggaccattcattcagtctgcctTGGTCATCTTCTAGCCtcaactatcttcctccgtcttaatcctcctcataattgttgcatcatcagcaaacaatgagaggaatgattctataccatttgAAAGATCATTtgtatatataagaaacagtataggtccaaggactgaaccctgcgggaaacaacactggtgacgtctcgccaatctaagacctcacccctcacagtgactcgctgtcttctgttacttaagtactcccttatccaatggagtaccttacctttcactcctgcctgcatctccagctttcgcactagtctctggtatggaactgtgtcaaaggctttctggcaatccaaaaatatgcagtctgcccacctctctctttcttgtctgatgcgtgttgcctgatcgtagaattcaattaatcctgtaaggcaagacttgccagccctgaaaccatgttggtgttgtgtcgcaaagttccttcactccagatgttccactagcttttttcgcacaaattTCTCaaataacttgcatggtatgcaagttagggacactggcctgtagttcagtgcctcctgtctatccccttcttgtatatcgggactacgtttgccgtcttccaaatttttggcagttcacctgttaccagtgatttcatatacaccatggagagtggcagacacagtgcttctgctccttcctttagtatccatggtgatattccatccgggcctatagcctttgtcacatccaactctaacaaaagcttccttacatccccacttttaatctcaaattcctctagcggtgcctggttaactattccttctcttatctctggaactactccttgctctaatgtgaagacttcctggaatttcctactgagttcctcgcacacttctttgtcgtttgtaatgaatctgtctgcccctaacaatctgtgtgtgtggtggcggtggtggagtgtgtgtggtagtggtgatggtggtggtgatggtggtggtgatggtggtggtgatggagtgtgtggtggtggtgatggagtgtgtgtggtggtggtggtggggggtgaggtaGTCCCCCTACAGAGCCCAAGGGTGGACCTCCACTCCCCAAACACCGTCGCTCGACAAACCAGCTGACAAATAAAATAACTCACAATATACATGACTTTCactaacctttaaaatccatcgcCAACGTATTTGTGGCCATGAGGTCGGGACCTCTCGGGGCCTGAGAGCTGCACAAATTGGAAAAAGGACACCTTACGTCTTCACTAATAACAACCAAGGAAGGACGATTTGATTGGGATTTTTTCAGTTATTATGCAGCCTATGCTGATGtcgtgggcggtagtgtacccccatacccatcccgtgggcggtagtgtaccctatacccatcccgtgggcggtagtgtaccccatacccatcccgtgggcggtagtgtaccctatacccatcccgtgggcggtagtgaaaaggGCAAAAAAGTACATAATGGGCCCAGGAACTGAATGCTAAAACTGCCATTCTCGTGTCACTAATTCTTTCCTATGCAGGAGGACCGTGACCCCCTTCCTCACCGTCGCTCGAGTGAGGTAAGTCAGCGAAGCCTTGATTGAAGCCTCAGGTGTTTAATACCTGTGAACTATTTATGAATCTAAGGAATAgtagctttgcaagaatgtactaCACACCCACCAACATGTATGCTTTAACAACCCATTGTATCTTCttgcatattaataaataaataaataaataaataaataaatacataagtcAATAATTTAATAAATTCAAAATATAAATGGAACTTGGTCTAAATTTCtagaaaacaaaatgaaaaagatAATACTTAAAAAGCTGTGTgtaattttacctgaatttacctgagggcgacCAATCTAATGGCCtcaatggggacaggaagccggtggcttatcATTAGTCCTTCCCTCCCATAATTTGTCCTTATAATTGTGTTAACCAGATTTTGAGATGCAGTACTGTATTGGCATTTACCgatttggcgggtaggcggttccatgggtttacaaTCTTATGGGTAAAAAAAATATCTTGTTTTCTTTCCTcctttgtggcttgttgagcttgaagctgttgctcctggtatgTATTAAGTgtgaccttttaaagaagtggCTTAGATTAATATTTTTTGTCAGCATTTTAAACGTTTCTATTCacgaatatataacaatatgaatacaatatatatgtacatttatttatttatactttattataaatatttttatttatacaaaAAAGTTGTATGAATAAAAATAATTTTCATTGTGCGCCTGAAGATATTTTGACTCAAAATAGTTTCGTCTTCCCTCAAACATTTTCTGATTTACTATTTTCAAAAAATAGAGAATGCGGCAAAACAAACGAAAGCGCCTAattcaaaaatataaaaatttcgTACTAAAAGTTGCTGGCCATCAATTAACTCTTTGTTTATTAGGTAGAATATTTACATCAATAATGTTGCTTATAATATATATGTTTTAGAGTTTCATATGCATGCATAGCATCtcacaggtgttgtccagcatgatgacatgGACAAGGCAGataaaactacatgataaacttcAAATTGAGTGGGATATGGGTATTCCAATCTCTTCTGTAAAATCCGCAGTATCTCAGGACCTAGGGATTGCAAAAGAGCAGTCACTGGCACTCAAAAGGCCAGAAACCACGAGTAAATAGAGCTATGACATATttagaaccgagaattatatgtacggAGCGGCAAAAAAAACTCAACTAGACAGTGTGATTTTGCAATTGCCAGAATTAGACTGGGATATCGAAatttatggcaggtggctgcaggtaatgaatcccccaatggtgaatactccaattgtaaactatgtaaacaagagctgggatatactctccaacactatacatatctgtgattgccctgttatcagtgatttcaCACCAaacggtatgaggtactttgacctctgtaactacttcatacactcacaAATAtttgaagatattcttgtgctcaaCCCAGATTTGGCTGGtgcaggctaatagatcagcctcgcATTTTATGCTTTCTCCTGatcccatgtatgactaaccatcctgtgagatagggatattagatgaacttatagctagtcttTAATCTACAccttgtaatctttcatatagaatagcgaagcagcacattgctgtgtctaCCTGAGCCTGTTAATAAACAAAATATTTAGACGTTCACACAAAATTTACCAAGAAGAGTTAGGAATTTTTACATGATCTAGATTAACAACAAACTAGACAAGACAGAGTTGACCTCATCAAACCTTACaatactataattattattattattattattattattattattattagtaatggtaatgtcttctcacagacataataacttacatctcaacgtctagtCAATGTTAAGACGTTGAGATGAAATTCTCGTCTTAATCACACACTCAACcctttgacaaagcactcaggagagtgcgaaagacttggtgtaaattccttacataaatttcacaaatacacaaatgtGGGTTTTatcctaaataataataataatgtttattttgGGAAAAGTACAAACATTCAAAATGAGATACAAGAAGAATGTTGGACTGTTGTTGAATGATGGATACTGCTGGAGGTTCTTAAGAACATTAACCCAGACCACTTCTATAAAAGATgagatacaatacaatacaatacaatacaattttatttaggtaaggtacatacatacaataaatatttacaaggattgtttgacttataggtagagctagtacatacaatgcctaaagccactattacgcaaagcgtttcgggcataatgaTGTAATGCATACAAGAGCAACAACCACTTCAAGCTCACCAAGGCAATATGTAGCACTGAAAACAGTTTTTTGTTTAACTCGTAGGGTGAAAACAGTCCTCTGCTGGCGCATTGCATGGTAAGTCTaacttcgtatcctggccggggaggatttactaggcaccagtccttaattgttcccttCTGATGTTATGgagcagtgattgggtacctggttgttaaccgatcGGCGGGTCGTGCTCCAGggaaaactagtgggtaaggcttaccttGAGCTATGGGagggaaaagctctcagcctgctaacaggagttaaaaaaaaatccatggAATCGCCTACCCACCTGAGTCGTAAATACCAAAACAATATTTCAAGCAGATTCATGTAATTAAATACAACCATTGTGACCGCATTTTTGGCTtcgtgattgattgataaagattaagccacccaaaaagtggcacgggcatgaataacccgtaattggCTACGTGCAATATATCAAGTCAGCTCACTCTTGTCTGTCTTCGTTACTATATTGACCTATattgcactccaggttgcaattcttttaccatgtggtacagttgactagagccCGTCTGGGAACATCCAGCGCATAggtttcgaaccctcatcaaggccccttgtggatttgttcatattgaCCTTGTCACTGACTGTCATTGGTCACTAATGGTGGCTCATATTATCTCATGGGTGGTTATGCAGCTGTTTGGGaaataccagatgatttggtaataCCAGATGATTTATTGCTAATTAAAATAACACGTATAGTATATATTGGATGATATAAATAATCTTCAATGTTCGACGTGTTAATTATTGCTAAATATTACCGTTCAATTTATGTTCTGCTAATAACATATAATAAATGAAACATTGCTATAGTACAAATTATGAATAACAAAATACCTGCCAGTAAAGCTATATTACTCATGATGTTTAACACTTGTGATCTGTGGATGCTGCAGGTACACTTGACTCCTCTAAGGCGACGAGAACGTCCACAGTCTGCCGACCAGTGAGTCACAAGACTCAGCAGACTGTATGCTGAGTGAGGGCGAGGCTTCCCGGGTCATGCTTACTGTCTCAGGTATCCCTTCAGGACGGTCCGTCAACCCGGGCCCGCAGCCTAGTGTTTCTTCCTCTGACTTGACATCTCCAATATCCACCTCGTCCTCCTCCTGCTGAAGATGTGACATTttttaaaacaaaatataacaAATAAGTGATGTAATGCAGCAACAAATCAATTTAATTTTAAACACAATCTAACAAATAAGTGATGTAAGACATCAACAAATcaatttaattttaaacaaaatataacaaATAAGTGATTCAAAGCAACAACAAATCTGATTTATTTTTACAAATACTAAAAAGAAGTTACATCTAGTTGGTAATATATCCAGGATTTAAGCTGATTATAAAGAGCTATGGcatgtttagaaccgagaattatatgtaTGGGATAGCATAAAAcctccactagacagtgtgacattatAATtgtcagaattaggctgggatattgaTATCTATTGATATCGATAttccagaattaggctgggatattcattatctgcaggtggctacaggtaatGATTCCCCCCAATGGTGAGcactccaattgtaaactatgtgaacaagagctgggacattctCTCCAACACTATgtttgtgattgccctgttatatgTGACAGACCAAATttgatgaggtactttgagctctgtaatcacTTCAtatactcaggaatattggaagatattcttgtgctgttcccAAATTTTGCTAGTGTGGGCTAATATATCAGCCTTACATtttatgttctctcctgatttttagtcagttgatttgtttttatattgaggcaggtattttctCCCCAGATACCATGTATGACtagccatcctgtgagatgggaatactagatgaacttatagctaattttttatctacactgtaatctttcatatagaatagggtagcagcacattgttgtgtatacctaagcttgttaaaaaaaGGATTATTTTTTACGTTGTCTTTGCGGCTTAaaaagtaaataataaaaaatacctAATACTTGTCCAATTTTCGTCAATTAAACCTCAAAATatatcaacagaaaacaagctttCAAATGTAACTTTGTTTTTATAAGAGGGATAGGAAAAGGTTATACTGCCGCCATAAAGTGAGGAGGACTAACCCTCTTCATGGGACCCGCATTGGCCAAGACGCCATCTGACGGCATCACAGAGGAGACTGATCTGGTGTCAACGTCGTCCGAAGGAAATGAACGTCGTGGGAATCTCCTTGAGGACTTCAGATAATCCTCCATAAATACTTCTCTCCCACTGATGATCCTGGCAGCGATTGCCCCGTCGCTTGTATTGTCATATATTTTAAAAGGAATCTGAAGAGAAAAatgtgatattattattattataattttcccaacacacagaaatcccaataatgtgatatataaaatgaacaaatccacaaaggtcttgatgaaggttcgaacctatgcactgggtgttcccagacgcactctagtcaactgtaccacgacatgatAAAAAGAACAATTGCCTCCTAGTTTGCAGTTCTTTTACTTTTGATTTACTTTTTTACTGCAATTTACTtttgattaacgtaaattaacgtttgGTCACTCCCGACGCGGAGTTTTTGAGTACCACTCAACGAACTTATTGTGATAGTGTTGTATTATTAGTATACAGTACTTGTAAATGTATTGTTTTTATACTTGTAAATATGCTTATACAAAAACAATATTGAACGTAATTATATATGTTCAAAGGATTACTTAGCTGTATGGTCCTAGGAATAAAAGTTATTATATGTTTAGAACTGAGAACTATATGTTATGTAACACAAAACCTACTGTGACTGTGACAATGTAATtcccagaattaggctgggatgtcgatatctatggcaggtggctgcaggtaaggaATCCCGCAATTGTGAACATTCCTATTGTAaagtatgtgaacaagagctgggacatactctccaacactatataaaGTGATTACCTTATTAtcagtgatttcagaccaaatggtatgaggtactctgagctctgtaactacttcGTACACTCACGAATATTAGGACTCTTGTACTCtagccagattttgctagtgcagGCTAATAGATCAGACTCGCGACTCATATCCTCTCCTGCccttcctgtgagatggggatattgaacttatagctagttttttatctacaccctgcaatctttcatacagaataggaTAGCAGCACATTGCAGTGTATACCTaagtgtgttaataaaaaaactaGTCCTATATCAAAGGACGATCTCTACCCAAGTccaaaaatgtatttattattcatGGTCATAAACCTTTTCCGTTATTTATTATCCTCCAACACTTAATTCAGCACAAGATTCTTCGCCCAGTCATGATTCATATCTGAAAATGTTTGCAATATAATATACCTGAAATGGTGTGTGACCTGGTCAAAACTGGAGTAAGTTAGGAGTCGAGTACAGAATGGCACTCACATGGAGGCCGTTATCACTAGTGGCCGAGGATGTGAATCCGTAATTGCCAGTGACTGAAATGTTGCTAAATTTTCCCTTGGTTTTCAAATTTTGGTTTGTCTCAACTAGTCCGTAATTGTCAAGAACTGTTAAATTGTTTTGAAAAAGGTAAGCTTAGATATGAAGCTTCTTTCCAGTATTGTCCCATAACACATTTCAGACAGCCGTTGCCAATTTCGGAATTGGCCAATAGTTACATTGGCCTTTGAAGTCCAGACCACCATACACACATAGTGTACAAAGTGTCTAGTGTCTTTCCCAGCCTGGAATGCCTCCCCTAGCTAAAAATCCTTCCCTGGGAACCAAATGACCCGCGTTTAAGAATCGGTGATCTAAATGTTTCACCCAtgcactacaaatgcaaataattgccaacagatttAAAACATCTATTCAAACCTATCACAGGCCTAACTATAaacaaaaattatataataaGCATTATTTTAATTTACTCGTAGAACACTATTTTTTAGTTGCAcattatattaaaatttatgaatggcgGTTGGGAGCAGCTTGAACAGGAATCACCTGATGATGGGATGGGGATTAGGCTATATAGTTTCTTTGATAAGGAGAGCGTAATTACGGGTTCACTATAGCCCGTTTTAcatagacatttcgttctgagtagttaaatctaaaatCAACAACAACAGAAGAGCGTAAGATATCCAGCGATCTCTATACAAGTTTTACGAACATAACTCACATAAAATACATTCAGCTCtcgtgaccaggattcgaacccgaatTATTGCTGCCACAACATAATATATTAATCATTATGCGAGCACGACCACTTACATATATTGAATGGGATGATGGCTCTTAAGTGTACAGTTAAGTATGTATGAATCCGTCCCCTGCCTTCTGTCTCTAAACTCACCCGTCTGCAGCCTGTTAAGTCACAGGCTCGTAGACGCCTGTAGCCTATCATGTCACGGGGTTCGAAGATGTCTGTCATGTCATATGCTCGTAGACGCCTGTAGCCTGTCATATCACGGGTCTCGTAGACACCTGTCATGTCACGGGCTCGTAGATATCTGTCGCCTGTCATGTCACAGGGTTCGAAGACGTCTGTAGTCTGTTATGTCACGGGGCTCGTAGACGCCTGTAGTCTGTCATCGAGTGATAAATATCCACTCAATTTGACATCACTTTCCTAACAGAATCCTGGAAACCTTGAAAAAGATTAGATCCTTGATTGAAGATTAGATTCTTGAAAAAGATCCAATTTTTTTATTGCCAAAATGAAATAATCCAAGAAATAGGTGCCAAGTAAAGCCTTAAAATCTGATTTTATCTTGGAGTCTTGCTcgagacaaaaaaaaaatttgattatATCTTCTTGAAATATTTGTTGTTTTCTTATCACTTTAATCTCATATGAACCTAAATTGTCTTGCTCATTGTGTACTGCTGAGTTGGTAAGTCCAGTCCTTGTAATGGTGTTCTGTTTGCGTTTGAATTCCTTGACAATGAGAATATAAAGCATTACCAGTATTGACAATAATTCGTAAAAATACATATAGAGTTTTGTGCTACCTTTAATACTTGTTTTGCTGGTAATAACTCACCTTGCAATCAGTGCCGTTAAAGAAGGTAGCGGGATGCAGCCTCCAGTACCTTGACGCTATGTTGAACGTTGACACACGGAAGCCTCTATCATACCACGTGTCAGTGAGCAGCTCTCTCTCATCCCATCTTCTAAGAATCTCTCTGATCGCATCGTCGAAGGTCTCAAACATATATTCGAAGAAGAAATCATGCAGGGAAAGTCCTTTGGGAGAAATGGGTAAGTGAAAATTGAAATGGCAACTGTCATGTCTACCAAAACGGCCGTTTACTTGCAGTGGTGCGTTTAATGTCTTGAAAGGGTGAATAATCTGGTCCTGGATAGGTGCCATGATGCTTTTCCCGACTGCAATGCACTCAGCACTTCTGGAGGATAGATTGCAAGTGAGTACGTGCGTGTGTACACGCGGTAGGTCGCGTACTGACAGCTAACAACATACTCTCCAGCTTTATACACACCGGCGCCTTCTTCAGTGACGTAGCCACAGCATCATTCCTCTATCTTTAGCTGGGCGAACAGTGCCAAGTTGAATATTAGCAAGGTTACTCACGTGAGGGTTTTGTATTCATGAGGCATTTATCTTTTAAATATTTCTCATTTCCATAGGGAAATGAGATATATGTTACTTGGGGAATTTATCATTCCCCAAGTAACATATATCACGTAAATATTATTTTTCTAAACTTGGCCTGTAGATGTAGTATTGTGATGTGAATCAATTATGTATTATgtaatacatatatgtatgcaTATCTAAAACAAGGACATTAAGATATACTAAGACATGGAGACGGAAGCAGAGACAGGGCTGTCTGCTGCAGAATGTGGGGTCTGTGGCAGACATTGAAATCTATAAAAGATAATGTCTGTCTGAGATTGGAGACCAGACGCTTggagctagcctcacccaactttgctggATGACACATTTGGTGGTACGTGACTCACATAGGCAGGTCGGGAGGTTTGGCTCCTACTGCGACTTCCAATGACTCCTATGAAATCTGAAATAGAGATCGGGTTTTCCAGAAAGTTTTGTAGCAATTTTTCAGCTGTTCATTACACACAACATAATCACAACGTTGTTACAATGTTGAATCTAAGTAACAAAAGTAAAAATGTTGTTACGTCAAGTTTTTGCTGCACAAATGTATTCCAAGTtctgagagagagatagagcaacccgttctcgcactttcttatagtcaatattgacttattaaatacgtgcatatgtgacatactaatttattgtgaatattttagtttaccttgaaaagcttcatagaaaacaccgaccttacctaaccttcttagtatgttaagataagcatcttattgcttcttaattacaattattacttaacctatacctataatagattAAGTAATTATtgtacctatacctataataggttaagtaattattgcaattatgaagcaataagatgctaatcttaacatactaagaaggttaggtaaggtcggtgttttctatgaagcttttcaaggtaaactaaaatattcacaataaattagtatgtcacatatgcacttatttaataagtcaatattgacttaaagaaagtgcgagaacgggttggatagaGGGTAAGAGGGAGATAaatggagagaggggaagagagagaggagggagactgGGGGCAGATATGGAGGGAGAAGATGGGGAGAGGATCAAGATAGGAGGGGGAAGGTGAAAGGGAGGAAGGTAAGGAGAGGGAAAGTAGCGGGAAAACCACACAGGCAAAGCTGCGGCTCCCGCACAGCCAACTGATAAGGCACCCGGAGCCGATCCAACACCTGACAGCAACGAAGTTGGAGGCGAGGTAAAGCCCCCAGAGGCTGGGGGACACACACCAACTGAGAGTCCTAAACGAGGCCCAGCCATGTCTACACCTGGGACAGAGCCAACTGGAATGTCCACCAGTTCACCAGCAACCCAAACCCAGCAAACTGGGAAAGAACCAGGTCCCTAGCCAATTGACACGGActtggagcccaaaccagccagttatCGCGGTAAGCCAACACGCAAACCCCTGAGAGGTTCACAATGTCAGGTTAGATCAGGCCACAATGACCAGTGCCAGTCTGGTAGAAACATGGGGAGCCAGATTCAAGCCGAAGGACAGAACTTTGAAGCCTCACAATGAAACCAGTTCCCGTACCTGGGATGAATTGGGACATAATATACATCTCTGAGGTCCGTGAACACGATAAATGATGTAGTCTGCAAGATCAGGTGCACTAGAGCCAACGTGGTCATGTGGAAGATCAAACAAGAAATGAAGCAGTTCAAACTCAAGAGTGAGAATGGCCCATAGGTCTACCACACTAGTTCCCAAACTGGGGGCCATAGTCCCTGGGGGGGGAGGCCCCTTTTAGCAATATGTATGGGTCCAAAAGTTAAGGCAGTGTACAAGTTATGATATCACAGGGTAGTGGGGAATTGCAGAGTCCCGCTTTGGGACCGAGTACAACTAGGACACCAATAAAGGGACAATTAAGGTCCTTTCACCCTCGCCAAAGTCCAGCCAATCCCCGATGACCAGAatcagaagtgaagatgaccccagACCTACAAGCCCCTACCCTAAGAGAGAGGAAAATGACTGACCAACTCCACTGCTGGTCAAGGGAGATGACCTAAAAGGCACACAAATCATGGGACCAAGAGCCGGTAAAACCGGCCATATACGCCCTACACAGTTCCATCAAAGGGGCAAACCACGAGGGCTGGTGCAACCCACGGGCAGTACCATCCTTTCACGACACAAAACAGCGCCTACGAGCAAAAGAGGAACCCAAAACGGGAAGAGCCACAACCCGGGAATGTAGCTCCACCAGGGACCTACTCTAGTCTCAAGCAGGCGAGTCCCCAAACCCTACCAGACTGCCTCCGA
This genomic window from Procambarus clarkii isolate CNS0578487 chromosome 1, FALCON_Pclarkii_2.0, whole genome shotgun sequence contains:
- the LOC123762800 gene encoding uncharacterized protein isoform X1, translating into MAPIQDQIIHPFKTLNAPLQVNGRFGRHDSCHFNFHLPISPKGLSLHDFFFEYMFETFDDAIREILRRWDERELLTDTWYDRGFRVSTFNIASRYWRLHPATFFNGTDCKIPFKIYDNTSDGAIAARIISGREVFMEDYLKSSRRFPRRSFPSDDVDTRSVSSVMPSDGVLANAGPMKRQEEDEVDIGDVKSEEETLGCGPGLTDRPEGIPETVSMTREASPSLSIQSAESCDSLVGRLWTFSSP
- the LOC123762800 gene encoding uncharacterized protein isoform X2, giving the protein MAPIQDQIIHPFKTLNAPLQVNGRFGRHDSCHFNFHLPISPKGLSLHDFFFEYMFETFDDAIREILRRWDERELLTDTWYDRGFRVSTFNIASRYWRLHPATFFNGTDCKIPFKIYDNTSDGAIAARIISGREVFMEDYLKSSRRFPRRSFPSDDVDTRSVSSVMPSDGVLANAGPMKREEDEVDIGDVKSEEETLGCGPGLTDRPEGIPETVSMTREASPSLSIQSAESCDSLVGRLWTFSSP